Proteins encoded together in one Nostoc sp. PCC 7524 window:
- a CDS encoding helix-turn-helix transcriptional regulator, translating into MLEILTKEQYDEVVEASLKILQAVDPSQSFDFVEKWESNFTRSSYQEMQLRPGLSLEIFDKTQYRQVNIQNNHDEEYPLIAKFYLEGNHSVICPGVAGVREKYQETAGNNYLFYLPDIEEIEQYFAGDRYYIIRILFDIDFLRNFATGFTPVPKQLQPLLDSDHPPRFHLPVGKITPTMQTILSQLLNAPYQGMVQRIYLESKVLELLALQLAQILETEQNRQSLINLKASDIERIYHAKDILISQYDNPPTLLDLAKKVGVNDNKLKLGFREVFGTTVFGYLHNYRMEMAQMLLQEGKQSVAEVASHVGYSNPGHFAAAFKRKFGMSPKVCRLGRKTA; encoded by the coding sequence ATGTTGGAAATTCTGACGAAAGAACAGTACGATGAAGTTGTAGAAGCAAGTTTGAAGATATTACAGGCTGTAGATCCTAGTCAGTCCTTCGACTTTGTAGAGAAATGGGAAAGTAACTTTACTCGTAGTTCCTATCAGGAAATGCAGCTACGTCCGGGATTATCTCTAGAAATTTTTGATAAAACTCAATATCGTCAAGTAAATATTCAGAATAATCATGATGAGGAATATCCACTGATCGCAAAATTTTATCTAGAGGGGAATCATAGTGTCATTTGTCCTGGGGTTGCGGGAGTTAGGGAAAAATATCAAGAAACAGCAGGAAATAATTATTTATTTTACTTGCCAGATATTGAAGAAATCGAGCAATATTTTGCAGGCGATCGCTATTATATAATCAGAATTCTTTTTGATATCGATTTCCTGAGAAATTTTGCTACTGGGTTTACACCTGTCCCCAAACAATTACAACCTTTGCTAGACAGTGATCATCCACCGCGTTTTCATCTGCCTGTGGGTAAAATCACGCCCACAATGCAAACTATATTATCACAGCTTTTAAATGCACCCTATCAAGGTATGGTGCAACGAATTTATCTAGAAAGCAAGGTGCTGGAACTGCTGGCTTTGCAATTAGCGCAAATATTGGAGACTGAACAAAATCGCCAAAGTTTAATTAACCTGAAAGCATCTGACATTGAAAGAATTTATCACGCCAAAGACATTTTAATTAGTCAATACGATAATCCGCCTACACTGTTAGATTTAGCAAAAAAAGTAGGTGTCAATGACAATAAATTAAAATTAGGTTTTCGGGAAGTCTTTGGTACAACAGTCTTTGGCTACTTACATAACTACCGCATGGAAATGGCGCAAATGCTCTTACAGGAAGGTAAGCAAAGTGTAGCGGAGGTAGCATCTCATGTTGGATATTCTAACCCTGGTCACTTTGCAGCCGCATTCAAGCGTAAATTTGGCATGAGTCCGAAAGTGTGTAGATTAGGAAGAAAAACGGCTTAA
- a CDS encoding ABC transporter ATP-binding protein has product MKGLSTKSLSLAYDGAPIIRDLNLAIPSGKISALVGANGCGKSTLLRGLARLLKPYGGTVYLDGQSIFNLATKEVAKQLGILPQGPVAPEGLTVKDLVGQGRYPYQNWLQQWSEKDERIVQQALEITNLLPLADRALDTLSGGQRQRAWIAMALAQDTDILLLDEPTTFLDLAHQIEVLDLLYELNQHQQRTIVMVLHDLNQACRYADYLVVVKQGRIFTAGEPKEVMTEEMVREVFGLDCRIVPDPVVGTPMCVPIGRKGEKQLQANSSNF; this is encoded by the coding sequence ATGAAAGGTTTATCAACCAAAAGTCTGTCTTTAGCTTACGATGGTGCGCCAATTATTCGTGACCTAAATTTGGCAATTCCTAGCGGAAAAATTAGTGCTTTGGTGGGTGCAAATGGTTGCGGTAAATCAACTTTATTACGAGGTTTAGCCAGATTGCTTAAACCCTATGGTGGGACAGTTTATCTTGATGGGCAATCTATTTTTAATCTGGCAACAAAGGAAGTAGCAAAGCAGTTAGGAATTTTACCTCAAGGCCCAGTTGCACCAGAAGGATTAACAGTCAAAGACTTAGTAGGACAAGGGCGTTATCCTTATCAAAATTGGTTACAGCAGTGGTCAGAAAAAGACGAAAGAATTGTCCAACAGGCACTAGAAATTACTAATTTATTGCCCTTAGCAGATAGAGCTTTAGATACTTTATCTGGTGGACAACGCCAACGTGCTTGGATAGCAATGGCACTGGCACAAGATACAGATATTTTACTGTTAGATGAACCCACTACTTTTTTAGATTTAGCACATCAAATAGAAGTGTTAGATTTGTTATATGAATTGAATCAGCATCAACAGAGAACTATTGTCATGGTGCTGCATGATCTAAATCAGGCTTGTCGTTATGCAGATTATCTAGTTGTAGTGAAACAAGGCCGAATTTTCACGGCTGGAGAACCAAAAGAGGTAATGACTGAAGAAATGGTAAGAGAGGTTTTTGGTTTAGATTGTCGTATTGTTCCTGACCCAGTTGTGGGAACACCCATGTGTGTACCAATAGGACGCAAGGGAGAAAAGCAATTGCAAGCAAATTCTTCTAATTTTTAG
- a CDS encoding FecCD family ABC transporter permease, whose amino-acid sequence MKVDWLVFRSETISLRIDRRVPPILLCLAVAVVVAMVMNLGRGEYPISPLDIVKTVLGIDTGNPDHAFVIHNLRLPRTLVAFMVGMALAVSGTIFQGITRNPLADPGIIGINAGASLAAVAVIVLFPSAPIYTLPVSAFVGALLMAGLIYSLAWNNGSSPVLFILMGVGLSAIAGAFTSLLITFGDIYSVSDALVWLAGSVYGRTWEQVFSFLPWLIVFVPMALTLARHLNALNLGDDVAKGLGTRVEWQRGLLVLVGVALAGAGVATAGMIGFVGLIAPHLGRQLVGTNHEGLIPTSALLGGMLVVVADFFGRTLFAPIEIPCGVVTAAVGAPYFLYLLIRNRKK is encoded by the coding sequence TTCCGTTCCGAAACGATATCTTTGCGAATTGACCGCCGTGTACCACCAATACTGCTATGTTTGGCAGTGGCGGTTGTGGTGGCGATGGTGATGAATTTAGGACGGGGTGAATATCCGATTTCTCCCTTAGATATCGTCAAAACTGTATTGGGTATAGATACAGGCAACCCAGATCATGCTTTTGTCATTCATAACCTGCGTCTACCCCGTACCCTTGTCGCTTTCATGGTGGGAATGGCACTGGCTGTTTCTGGGACTATCTTTCAAGGCATCACACGTAACCCATTAGCTGATCCCGGCATTATTGGCATCAATGCGGGAGCAAGTCTAGCAGCAGTTGCAGTCATTGTCCTATTTCCATCAGCACCCATTTACACTTTGCCTGTATCAGCCTTTGTCGGTGCTTTATTGATGGCTGGTTTAATTTACTCCCTGGCTTGGAACAATGGGAGTTCTCCCGTTCTGTTTATTTTAATGGGTGTGGGTTTGTCTGCGATCGCTGGTGCTTTCACCAGCTTATTAATTACCTTTGGCGATATTTACAGCGTCAGTGATGCGTTGGTGTGGTTAGCGGGTAGCGTCTACGGACGCACCTGGGAACAAGTATTTTCCTTCTTACCTTGGTTAATCGTTTTTGTTCCGATGGCGTTGACATTAGCTAGACATTTGAATGCCTTAAATTTGGGAGATGATGTTGCCAAAGGTTTAGGGACTCGTGTGGAATGGCAACGGGGTTTGCTGGTGCTAGTGGGTGTAGCCTTAGCCGGTGCAGGAGTCGCTACGGCAGGAATGATTGGTTTTGTGGGATTAATTGCACCACATTTAGGTAGACAGTTAGTAGGTACAAATCATGAAGGATTGATCCCTACCTCTGCATTGTTGGGAGGAATGCTGGTTGTAGTGGCAGACTTCTTCGGCAGAACCCTCTTTGCACCTATCGAAATTCCTTGTGGGGTGGTGACGGCTGCTGTGGGTGCGCCTTATTTTCTCTATTTGTTAATTCGTAATCGGAAGAAATAG